One stretch of Miscanthus floridulus cultivar M001 chromosome 18, ASM1932011v1, whole genome shotgun sequence DNA includes these proteins:
- the LOC136519649 gene encoding uncharacterized protein — translation MRTGGGKPHGQYSIANNAIDPTNVPSLRQIRRSTSTTSDVPIRRRQPSTLAAVQSELAELRAATEAREEAHRREIAAREEAHRQEALRWRQDFASYIQSIQIPGAVMPPLPATMFGPAPIDPTGSTSMSAGSNPTPPDGRSPGWQVVSPPTYFGPPGGGLPRPPQYGTGAAVSYPLPHTHHAHTGWEHRYTSAPLQQGQSSWSSWPSVQDEHRDRGSHEE, via the exons ATGAGGACGGGAGGAGGGAAACCGCACGGCCAGTACTCGATTGCCAACAACGCAATCGATCCGACCAACGTTCCTAGCCTTCGTCAGATTCGTAGGTCCACCAGCACGACCTCCGACGTCCCCATACGCCGTCGGCAGCCGTCCACGTTGGCAGCGGTTCAG TCCGAGCTGGCCGAGCTGCGGGCCGCGACAGAGGCCCGAGAGGAGGCCCATCGGCGGGAGATAGCGGCCAGAGAGGAGGCCCATCGGCAGGAGGCTTTGCGCTGGAGGCAGGACTTTGCCAGCTACATTCAGAGCATTCAGATCCCTGGTGCTGTCATGCCTCCTTTACCCGCCACGATGTTCGGTCCAGCACCTATTGACCCTACGGGGAGTACG TCAATGTcagcgggttcgaacccgactcctccagATGGACGTTCTCCTGGGTGGCAGGTTGTTTCGCCTCCGACATACTTCGGGCCTCCGGGTGGCGGTCTTCCTCGGCCTCCACAGTACGGGACCGGAGCGGCGGTGAGCTACCCTCTGCCACATACCCACCACGCGCACACCGGGTGGGAGCACCGCTACACGTCGGCGCCGCTCCAGCAAGGCCAGTCCTCATGGTCTTCGTGGCCTTCAGTTCAGGATGAGCATAGGGACCGTGGGTCGCACGAGGAGTGA
- the LOC136523412 gene encoding uncharacterized protein, which yields MARVKDMYYEAHVQVLVTYYADVKLERLPPADAKKMLHYPETDVAKDIYMQFPAEWCKTYMDCWEAIVDAWRTPESYEERRSRSERAKMRQGPAHHQGSRSLGQYCDAWSRYHDGQVINLYEGYALSNKGKASDPNNVFSSADGPEAYTNPNSL from the exons ATGGCGCGGGTGAAGGACATGTACTACGAGGCGCACGTCCAAGTCCTCGTCACCTACTACGCTGACGTGAAGCTTGAGAGGCTGCCACCCGCGGACGCCAAGAAGATGCTCCACTACCCTGAGACCGACGTTGCCAAGGACATCTACATGCAG TTTCCTGCTGAATGGTGCAAAACATACATggactgctgggaggccattgtggacgccTGGAGAACGCCGGAGTCGTATGAGGAGCGTCGCAGTCGAAGTGAACGTGCCAAGATGAGGCAAGGGCCGGCACACCACCAAGGGAGCCGCTCCCTCGGACAGTACTGTGACGCATGG TCCCGCTACCATGACGGGCAGGTCATCAACTTGTACGAGGGCTACGCTTTGTCGAACAAGGGCAAAGCGTCTGATCCGAACAACGTCTTCAGCTCGGCagatgggcccgaggcgtacaccaacccGAACAGTCTATGA